A stretch of Vulpes lagopus strain Blue_001 chromosome 20, ASM1834538v1, whole genome shotgun sequence DNA encodes these proteins:
- the LOC121479383 gene encoding uncharacterized protein LOC121479383, which translates to MRQQLTGRVRRTWIQGKPKESSRKWDAENSDKEERQKERRRRCEGEADGHARGQAGTGAGAGAGGPGSGARGASGRAEGRWGRLSWGPERPELGGIFPRNDWSGTEGHKHFDVVNGSLTWKRPANSLRERMAPLGLVIVRTNLLEPNRLDLARARRKMRLVDAATRHRHRGPGHRPPAAQAPWPSSSDSKRLHPSCLFLSPSKGSGLRLSRPGLHSPDHLRPPFPGHVSPHCPSRSSASPWATPDGPPHRRTRNTGSACVHCIACLQI; encoded by the exons ATGAGACAGCAATTAACAGGGAGAGTGCGGAGAACTTGGATTCAAGGGAAGCCGAAGGAATCATCGC gaaaatgGGATGCAGAAAACAGTGATAAAGAAGAGCGACAAAAGGAGCGGAGGAGGCGCTGCGAGGGTGAGGCTGACGGACACGCCCGCGGTCAGGCGGggaccggggcgggggcgggggcgggcggacCCGGGAGTGGAGCCCGGGGAGCCTCGGGCCGCGCGGAGGGGCGCTGGGGTCGCCTGTCCTGGGGCCCGGAGCGGCCGGAGCTCGGGGGCATTTTCCCAAGAAATGACTGGTCAGGCACTGAGGGTCACA AACACTTTGACGTTGTAAACGGCTCCCTGACTTGGAAGAGGCCAGCCAATTCTTTGAGAGAGCGAATGGCCCCCCTGGGATTGGTGATTGTGAGAACGAACCTTCTAGAGCCAAACCGACTGGACCTGGCCCGTGCACGTCGGAAGATGAGACTCGTGGACGCAGCCACCCGGCACCGGCACCGGGGGCCGGGCCACAGACCACCCGCGGCCCAAGCTCCGTGGCCTTCCTCGAGCGACTCTAAGCGGCTTCACCCGTCCTGCCTTTTTCTCAGCCCCAGCAAAGGCTCCGGCCTGCGGCTGTCCCGGCCCGGCCTTCACTCTCCCGACCACCTGCGCCCACCGTTTCCAGGACACGTAAGCCCTCATTGCCCCAGCcgctcctctgcctccccttgGGCCACACCTGACGGACCACCTCACCGAAGAACACGCAACACGGGGTCAGCATGTGTTCATTGCATCGCTTGTTTGCAGATCTAG